A window of Thermosynechococcus sp. NK55a contains these coding sequences:
- a CDS encoding HEAT repeat domain-containing protein, translated as MDDNDFPLLDSSEDALAALPNEESDRPDPEAMLPLLTSADVTERMLAARAFCELQDERATPYLIHLLQEPCPLVRVSAAYALGRNPSLAAVDALIQQLERDWNGYVRKGIVWALGNCGVRFPLPEIYRRTLDPLIHALQTDISAVRLWAASSLGQVAEASEEAATVAIPALALALAQDEIAAVRSNCAWALGHACRKIPLGPLYTQAIDQLIAALQDSDMGVQEDAKAALFKLGDARGLQAIEDLQLEAFG; from the coding sequence ATGGATGACAATGATTTCCCCCTTCTGGACAGTTCCGAGGATGCACTAGCGGCGCTACCGAATGAGGAAAGCGATCGCCCCGATCCTGAAGCCATGCTGCCCCTGCTGACCTCTGCCGACGTGACAGAGCGGATGTTGGCGGCTCGCGCCTTTTGCGAATTGCAGGATGAACGCGCCACACCCTATCTCATCCATCTCCTGCAAGAACCCTGTCCCCTTGTTCGCGTCAGTGCGGCCTATGCCCTTGGCCGTAACCCCAGTTTGGCAGCGGTGGATGCCCTCATTCAGCAATTGGAGCGAGACTGGAATGGCTATGTCCGCAAAGGCATTGTTTGGGCCTTGGGCAACTGTGGTGTCCGCTTTCCCTTGCCAGAAATTTATCGCCGAACCCTTGACCCCTTGATTCATGCCCTGCAAACGGATATTTCTGCCGTGCGCCTGTGGGCAGCTAGTTCCTTGGGTCAGGTGGCAGAAGCAAGTGAAGAGGCGGCCACGGTTGCCATTCCTGCCCTTGCCCTCGCCTTGGCTCAGGACGAGATCGCTGCTGTGCGTAGTAACTGTGCTTGGGCCTTAGGTCATGCCTGTCGCAAAATTCCCCTTGGGCCCCTTTACACACAAGCCATTGATCAACTGATTGCTGCCCTACAAGACAGTGATATGGGCGTCCAAGAAGATGCCAAAGCAGCGCTGTTTAAGCTGGGGGATGCACGGGGACTACAAGCGATCGAAGATCTACAACTAGAAGCCTTTGGCTAA
- a CDS encoding urease subunit beta, with the protein MIPGELIPAEGTIELNAGRPTVTLTVANRGDRPIQVGSHYHFYEVNPALQFDREQARGMRLDIPAGTAIRFEPGDERVVQLVAFGGTRQIYGFRGEVNGAL; encoded by the coding sequence ATGATTCCCGGTGAACTGATCCCCGCAGAGGGAACCATTGAACTTAATGCTGGCCGGCCAACGGTGACTTTAACGGTCGCCAATAGGGGCGATCGCCCGATTCAAGTGGGATCTCACTACCACTTTTACGAAGTCAATCCGGCCCTCCAGTTTGATCGTGAACAAGCGCGAGGAATGCGCTTAGATATTCCCGCTGGCACAGCCATTCGCTTTGAGCCGGGGGATGAGCGGGTGGTGCAACTAGTGGCCTTTGGTGGCACTCGTCAAATCTATGGCTTTCGGGGGGAAGTCAACGGTGCGCTCTAG
- a CDS encoding DUF2339 domain-containing protein, whose translation MMEDRDDLRRRLENLEAAVAALQRSLEILQTAIFREDLSSSGVPELATQSTPPEEPAAIKAQPPAPEFPSVAPLRPVTPSQPDWLQNWELWLNRLGIGLLLLGIGFLFRYAVELGWITDAVLVAMGLVIGTALMGLGWRLQRRAIFSQFLQGGGLATYYLTIFAAYQFLSVMPWGVAFPLMVLVTLGAFFMSLRQNRAIFAVIGGVGGLGTPLLLYNPEMSRPLALASYTFLILLGSWAIYAVKGWRSLLLSAFWLGWVMLRVSMTTQHLDQMVALQGILALTWLGFTVLPPWYQWRDRNRAVELYRPQKTSPQPYGQTIAPFNPVIALSLSASLWEWSATITGRVFILFGVLYLGTSLLWRRLPHPWRWVYSLTGLVLIAFGIVVRYYSNRFILAPLAIEGLILHYLSQHYCSRPLRVIAHLWWGLLSLGFVGQLLFTAADRPPLWNLAFATHLVVLGAAAVSIRFLPPPTRPLYWTLGYGVTMIWIQHELAPLGTGAATLVWGLFGVGLLIAGLQRDSSAVRTVALITLITTLGRLFFVDLLNLAPVGRVLLFMGFGVTFLLLSYFFRALWRRSPVESSRMSEESPSKKSKENP comes from the coding sequence ATGATGGAAGACAGGGATGACTTGCGGCGTCGTCTGGAGAACTTAGAAGCCGCTGTGGCTGCTCTCCAGCGATCGCTCGAGATTTTGCAAACCGCTATTTTCCGTGAAGACCTCTCCTCTTCTGGAGTCCCAGAACTTGCAACCCAATCAACGCCACCGGAGGAACCGGCTGCGATCAAAGCGCAACCCCCAGCTCCTGAATTCCCATCGGTGGCACCCCTACGTCCAGTGACGCCTTCCCAACCTGACTGGCTACAAAATTGGGAACTGTGGCTCAACCGTCTTGGCATTGGCCTGCTGCTGTTGGGGATTGGTTTTCTCTTTCGGTATGCCGTTGAATTGGGCTGGATTACCGATGCGGTTCTGGTTGCCATGGGTTTGGTGATCGGCACTGCCTTGATGGGGTTGGGCTGGCGGTTGCAGCGGCGAGCTATCTTTAGCCAGTTTTTGCAGGGGGGTGGCCTCGCAACCTATTACCTGACGATCTTTGCTGCCTATCAGTTTTTGAGCGTCATGCCTTGGGGGGTGGCTTTCCCATTGATGGTGTTGGTGACCCTCGGGGCGTTTTTCATGTCCTTGCGCCAAAATCGAGCCATTTTTGCAGTGATTGGTGGGGTTGGTGGCCTAGGGACCCCCTTGCTGCTCTACAACCCAGAGATGAGTCGTCCTTTGGCCTTGGCCAGTTACACCTTTTTAATCCTCTTAGGCAGTTGGGCAATTTATGCAGTGAAGGGCTGGCGATCGCTCCTGCTGTCAGCCTTTTGGCTGGGATGGGTGATGTTAAGGGTGTCTATGACCACTCAGCACCTTGATCAGATGGTGGCGTTACAGGGAATTCTGGCGTTGACTTGGTTGGGCTTTACGGTATTGCCCCCTTGGTATCAGTGGCGCGATCGCAACAGGGCAGTGGAGCTATATCGCCCCCAAAAGACTTCCCCACAACCCTACGGTCAAACGATCGCCCCTTTTAACCCAGTGATTGCCCTCAGCTTAAGTGCTTCCCTCTGGGAGTGGTCAGCAACGATAACGGGGCGGGTGTTTATCCTTTTTGGGGTACTCTACCTCGGAACCAGTCTGCTCTGGCGACGCCTACCGCACCCTTGGCGCTGGGTCTATAGCTTGACGGGACTTGTGCTGATTGCCTTTGGCATTGTTGTTCGTTACTACAGCAATCGCTTTATCCTCGCACCCCTGGCGATCGAAGGGCTGATTTTGCATTATCTAAGCCAACACTATTGCTCGCGCCCCCTGCGGGTTATTGCCCATCTTTGGTGGGGACTACTCAGCCTTGGCTTTGTTGGTCAACTGCTTTTTACCGCTGCCGATCGCCCCCCGCTGTGGAATCTGGCTTTTGCCACCCATTTGGTGGTGCTTGGCGCCGCAGCAGTCAGTATTCGTTTTTTGCCCCCACCCACCCGCCCCCTGTACTGGACCTTAGGCTACGGGGTGACGATGATCTGGATTCAGCACGAACTAGCACCCTTGGGCACGGGGGCAGCCACCCTTGTGTGGGGACTCTTTGGCGTGGGACTGCTCATCGCTGGGTTGCAACGGGACAGCTCCGCCGTGCGCACTGTGGCTTTAATCACCCTCATCACTACTTTAGGGCGGCTTTTCTTTGTTGATCTCCTCAATCTTGCGCCGGTGGGGCGAGTACTCCTATTCATGGGGTTTGGTGTGACTTTTTTACTGCTGAGCTATTTTTTCCGCGCCCTCTGGCGGCGATCGCCCGTGGAATCCTCTAGGATGAGTGAAGAATCCCCAAGCAAGAAGTCCAAAGAAAACCCATGA
- the pdxH gene encoding pyridoxamine 5'-phosphate oxidase, with amino-acid sequence MTRIADLRRDYRRQRLLESEAAEDPIEQFRLWFTDAVNAELPEPNAMTLATVGLDGMPTARLVLLKEVDDRGFVFFTNYRSRKGRELAAHPKAALVFWWAELERQVRIEGNVEQISAAESDAYFQSRPLGSRWGAWASEQSEVLESYAELEARLAAVEARYGENVPRPPHWGGYRVLPTLIEFWQGRPNRLHDRLCYRRQGDHWQRVRLYP; translated from the coding sequence ATGACCCGCATTGCTGATCTGCGCCGTGATTACCGTCGTCAGCGTCTCCTCGAAAGCGAGGCTGCCGAGGATCCCATCGAACAGTTTCGCCTCTGGTTTACGGATGCTGTCAACGCCGAGTTACCAGAACCCAATGCGATGACACTGGCCACAGTTGGTCTTGATGGGATGCCCACTGCCCGACTAGTGTTGCTCAAAGAAGTGGACGATCGCGGGTTTGTCTTTTTCACGAACTATCGCAGTCGCAAAGGTCGGGAATTGGCCGCCCATCCCAAGGCCGCCCTTGTGTTTTGGTGGGCAGAGCTAGAGCGGCAGGTGCGCATTGAGGGCAATGTTGAGCAAATTAGTGCAGCGGAGTCTGATGCCTACTTTCAAAGTCGTCCCCTGGGTAGCCGTTGGGGGGCATGGGCATCCGAGCAGAGTGAGGTTTTAGAGTCCTACGCCGAGCTGGAAGCCCGCCTTGCGGCAGTGGAAGCCCGCTACGGCGAAAATGTCCCTCGGCCACCGCATTGGGGAGGCTATCGTGTCCTCCCAACTCTGATTGAATTTTGGCAAGGGCGACCCAATCGCCTCCACGATCGCCTGTGCTATCGTCGCCAGGGAGACCACTGGCAGCGGGTGCGCCTCTACCCCTAG